One window from the genome of Osmerus eperlanus chromosome 1, fOsmEpe2.1, whole genome shotgun sequence encodes:
- the zbtb40 gene encoding zinc finger and BTB domain-containing protein 40 isoform X2: MELPNYSRQLMQQLLSLRKEGQFCDCTIMVGDNPHQAHKLVLAAASLLFRSLLEGSDSISIDTTVVSTQEFSCLLDMVYTGKLPPGKHNFTRIIAAADSLQMFDVAVGCKNILTSLMKRSTTTSPSTTSVTIQPQATNLQSQGAEMITSSKKVAPSLAKDEATVGPSGAQVKREQEKVEEGGASVGGVDKDPQEVAKKENDVSACKRPRLQLPECTGSDESNAQSSVSPVGETSLSESVEEKVKPSVSAGDGNGSSIFLERNFELMELLTELPSIAGLLNQAARTCLGEDEREVVCKCCEIGDPGLTVQMLMGQVKEGAVSEEGLESLLYTVQEIAPTPSLRLSQLLEWRAGALDAGGSEAGSQETQPCSSSPADDHTIEEEEGKENKAEDSVDERDHGEPADDEDDGVRKTKAKAASSQPYSCRWCSKAFAYKCRLSAHTKSCSLNQEAKQRCPRCPEVLPTVRALQRHSAHAHPEAARAKRKVVCDLCGRTFAHPSGMLYHKRTEHFEEKPFACEECGAKFAANSSLKNHMRLHTGEKPYHCKHCDMSFSVAAALAYHTKKKHSEGKMYSCQYCEAVFAQSIELTRHVRTHTGDKPYVCRECGKGFSQANGLSVHLQTFHNITEPHDCQKCRLSFPSLEDHRKHIQESHPKEFHQCLLCQKTFSSAALLDKHKASHTGSKPFSCKICQKSYQQLSGLWYHNRTTHPEVFAGQSHKQLKTLVQCSTCPRFFPSPGSLAKHTRADHPDSSAVKCPYCPALFPSEEEMQEHASSEHFSQEGAAFGCSLCPLVCPSQLQLQEHFLSCHIGALQDGEEEASTSQTTKEREDDTEQQVISLDQSQMGGSQQQVYVALGDGDGGETQTEVLAVNVEDLLNGTVTFICRDGQ, translated from the exons ATGGAACTTCCTAACTACAGCAGACAGCTGATGCAGCAGTTGCTCTCCCTGAGGAAAGAGGGACAGTTTTGTGACTGCACCATCATGGTGGGAGACAACCCCCACCAAGCCCACAAACTGGTCCTGGCTGCTGCCAGTCTACTCTTCAG GTCTCTATTGGAGGGCTCTGACAGCATTTCCATAGACACAACTGTGGTCTCGACCCAGGAGTTCTCCTGCCTCCTGGACATGGTGTACACTGGAAAACTGCCGCCAGGAAAACACAACTTCACCCGCATCATCGCAGCCGCAGACAGCCTGCAGATGTTTGATGTAGCGGTGGGCTGCAAGAACATCCTCACCAGTCTGATGAAGCGGTCAACTACCACCTCACCCTCAACCACGTCTGTCACCATCCAGCCACAAGCTACGAATCTCCAGAGCCAGGGAGCTGAGATGATAACCTCTTCTAAAAAAGTTGCCCCTTCCCTAGCTAAGGATGAGGCCACGGTTGGCCCCTCTGGAGCTCAGGTGAAAAGGGAGCAGGAGAAAGTGGAGGAAGGTGGGGCTTCAGTCGGGGGAGTAGATAAGGACCCTCAGGAGGTGGCCAAGAAAGAAAATGATGTATCCGCTTGTAAAAGACCTCGACTACAACTCCCAGAATGCACAG GATCTGACGAGTCAAATGCCCAGAGCAGCGTATCTCCAGTTGGGGAGACCAGTTTGAGTGAGTCTGTAGAGGAGAAGGTCAAGCCGAGTGTGTCGGCAGGGGATGGGAATGGATCCAGCATATTTCTGGAGCGCAACTTTGAGCTGATGGAGCTTCTCACTGAGCTGCCTTCCATCGCTGGGCTACTGAACCAGGCAGCCAGGACCTGTCTgggggaggacgagagagaa GTAGTGTGTAAGTGCTGTGAGATTGGAGACCCGGGCCTGACTGTACAGATGCTGATGGGGCAGGTCAAagagggggctgtgagtgaggagGGCCTGGAGTCCCTGCTCTACACCGTCCAGGAGATAGCCCCCACTCCTTCCCTCCGACTGAGCCAGCTGCtggagtggagagctggcgcACTGGACGCTGGAG GCTCAGAGGCGGGATCACAGGAGACCCAACCCTGTTCCTCCAGCCCTGCAGACGATCACACCATCGAGGAAGAGGAAGGCAAGGAGAACAAAGCAGAAGACAGTGTTGACGAGAGAGACCATGGGGAACCGGCAGATGACGAGGATGACGGAGTGAGGAAAACCAAGGCCAAAgccgcctcctcccagccctacTCCTGTCGCTGGTGCTCCAAGGCCTTCGCCTACAAGTGTCGTCTGTCGGCCCACACCAAGAGCTGCTCCCTGAACCAGGAGGCCAAACAGCGATGCCCGCGCTGCCCAGAGGTGCTGCCCACTGTGCGGGCACTGCAGCGCCACAGCGCCCACGCTCACCCCGAGGCCGCCCGTGCCAAGAGGAAGgtggtgtgtgacctgtgtggcaGGACCTTCGCCCACCCCTCAG gCATGCTTTACCACAAGCGCACAGAACACTTTGAGGAGAAGCCGTTTGCGTGCGAGGAGTGCGGGGCCAAGTTTGCCGCCAACTCCTCTCTGAAGAACCATATGCGTCTGCACACGGGGGAGAAACCCTACCACTGCAAACACTGCGACATGAGCTTCAGTGTGGCCGCAGCACTAGCGTACCACACCAAGAAGAAGCACTCCGAAG gtaaGATGTATTCGTGTCAGTACTGTGAGGCTGTCTTTGCCCAGTCTATTGAGCTAACGCGTCATGTgcgaacacacactggagacaaACCGTACGTGTGCCGCGAGTGTGGTAAAGGCTTCAGTCAGGCCAACGGGCTCTCTGTCCACCTGCAGACCTTCCACA ACATCACAGAGCCCCATGACTGTCAGAAGTGTCGTCTGAGCTTCCCCTCTCTGGAGGATCACAGGAAGCACATCCAGGAGAGCCACCCTAAGGAGTTCCACCAGTGTCTCCTCTGCCAGAAGACATTCAGTAGCGCCGCCCTGCTGGACAAACACAAGGCCAGCCACACGGGCAGCAAACCTTTCAGCTGCAAAATCTGCCAGAAGTCCTACCAG CAACTGTCAGGCCTGTGGTACCACAACAGGACCACTCACCCGGAGGTGTTTGCGGGTCAGAGCCACAAGCAGCTGAAGACGCTGGTCCAGTGCAGCACCTGCCCCCGCTTCTTCCCCAGCCCGGGCAGCCTGGCCAAACATACGAGGGCCGATCACCCAG ACTCCAGCGCGGTGAAGTGCCCGTACTGCCCTGCATTGTTCCCCAGCGAGGAGGAGATGCAGGAGCACGCCAGCAGTGAACACTTCAGCCAGGAGGGGGCAGCATTCGGCTGCTCTCTGTGCCCTCTGGTGTGCCCCTCTCAGCTGCAGCTCCAGGAGCACTTCCTCTCCTGCCACATAGGGGCGCTACAGGACGGAGAAGAGGAGGCCTCCACATCCCAGACA
- the zbtb40 gene encoding zinc finger and BTB domain-containing protein 40 isoform X1, producing the protein MELPNYSRQLMQQLLSLRKEGQFCDCTIMVGDNPHQAHKLVLAAASLLFRSLLEGSDSISIDTTVVSTQEFSCLLDMVYTGKLPPGKHNFTRIIAAADSLQMFDVAVGCKNILTSLMKRSTTTSPSTTSVTIQPQATNLQSQGAEMITSSKKVAPSLAKDEATVGPSGAQVKREQEKVEEGGASVGGVDKDPQEVAKKENDVSACKRPRLQLPECTGSDESNAQSSVSPVGETSLSESVEEKVKPSVSAGDGNGSSIFLERNFELMELLTELPSIAGLLNQAARTCLGEDEREVVCKCCEIGDPGLTVQMLMGQVKEGAVSEEGLESLLYTVQEIAPTPSLRLSQLLEWRAGALDAGGSEAGSQETQPCSSSPADDHTIEEEEGKENKAEDSVDERDHGEPADDEDDGVRKTKAKAASSQPYSCRWCSKAFAYKCRLSAHTKSCSLNQEAKQRCPRCPEVLPTVRALQRHSAHAHPEAARAKRKVVCDLCGRTFAHPSGMLYHKRTEHFEEKPFACEECGAKFAANSSLKNHMRLHTGEKPYHCKHCDMSFSVAAALAYHTKKKHSEGKMYSCQYCEAVFAQSIELTRHVRTHTGDKPYVCRECGKGFSQANGLSVHLQTFHNITEPHDCQKCRLSFPSLEDHRKHIQESHPKEFHQCLLCQKTFSSAALLDKHKASHTGSKPFSCKICQKSYQQLSGLWYHNRTTHPEVFAGQSHKQLKTLVQCSTCPRFFPSPGSLAKHTRADHPGMTEADGLVIGCDLSSDSSAVKCPYCPALFPSEEEMQEHASSEHFSQEGAAFGCSLCPLVCPSQLQLQEHFLSCHIGALQDGEEEASTSQTTKEREDDTEQQVISLDQSQMGGSQQQVYVALGDGDGGETQTEVLAVNVEDLLNGTVTFICRDGQ; encoded by the exons ATGGAACTTCCTAACTACAGCAGACAGCTGATGCAGCAGTTGCTCTCCCTGAGGAAAGAGGGACAGTTTTGTGACTGCACCATCATGGTGGGAGACAACCCCCACCAAGCCCACAAACTGGTCCTGGCTGCTGCCAGTCTACTCTTCAG GTCTCTATTGGAGGGCTCTGACAGCATTTCCATAGACACAACTGTGGTCTCGACCCAGGAGTTCTCCTGCCTCCTGGACATGGTGTACACTGGAAAACTGCCGCCAGGAAAACACAACTTCACCCGCATCATCGCAGCCGCAGACAGCCTGCAGATGTTTGATGTAGCGGTGGGCTGCAAGAACATCCTCACCAGTCTGATGAAGCGGTCAACTACCACCTCACCCTCAACCACGTCTGTCACCATCCAGCCACAAGCTACGAATCTCCAGAGCCAGGGAGCTGAGATGATAACCTCTTCTAAAAAAGTTGCCCCTTCCCTAGCTAAGGATGAGGCCACGGTTGGCCCCTCTGGAGCTCAGGTGAAAAGGGAGCAGGAGAAAGTGGAGGAAGGTGGGGCTTCAGTCGGGGGAGTAGATAAGGACCCTCAGGAGGTGGCCAAGAAAGAAAATGATGTATCCGCTTGTAAAAGACCTCGACTACAACTCCCAGAATGCACAG GATCTGACGAGTCAAATGCCCAGAGCAGCGTATCTCCAGTTGGGGAGACCAGTTTGAGTGAGTCTGTAGAGGAGAAGGTCAAGCCGAGTGTGTCGGCAGGGGATGGGAATGGATCCAGCATATTTCTGGAGCGCAACTTTGAGCTGATGGAGCTTCTCACTGAGCTGCCTTCCATCGCTGGGCTACTGAACCAGGCAGCCAGGACCTGTCTgggggaggacgagagagaa GTAGTGTGTAAGTGCTGTGAGATTGGAGACCCGGGCCTGACTGTACAGATGCTGATGGGGCAGGTCAAagagggggctgtgagtgaggagGGCCTGGAGTCCCTGCTCTACACCGTCCAGGAGATAGCCCCCACTCCTTCCCTCCGACTGAGCCAGCTGCtggagtggagagctggcgcACTGGACGCTGGAG GCTCAGAGGCGGGATCACAGGAGACCCAACCCTGTTCCTCCAGCCCTGCAGACGATCACACCATCGAGGAAGAGGAAGGCAAGGAGAACAAAGCAGAAGACAGTGTTGACGAGAGAGACCATGGGGAACCGGCAGATGACGAGGATGACGGAGTGAGGAAAACCAAGGCCAAAgccgcctcctcccagccctacTCCTGTCGCTGGTGCTCCAAGGCCTTCGCCTACAAGTGTCGTCTGTCGGCCCACACCAAGAGCTGCTCCCTGAACCAGGAGGCCAAACAGCGATGCCCGCGCTGCCCAGAGGTGCTGCCCACTGTGCGGGCACTGCAGCGCCACAGCGCCCACGCTCACCCCGAGGCCGCCCGTGCCAAGAGGAAGgtggtgtgtgacctgtgtggcaGGACCTTCGCCCACCCCTCAG gCATGCTTTACCACAAGCGCACAGAACACTTTGAGGAGAAGCCGTTTGCGTGCGAGGAGTGCGGGGCCAAGTTTGCCGCCAACTCCTCTCTGAAGAACCATATGCGTCTGCACACGGGGGAGAAACCCTACCACTGCAAACACTGCGACATGAGCTTCAGTGTGGCCGCAGCACTAGCGTACCACACCAAGAAGAAGCACTCCGAAG gtaaGATGTATTCGTGTCAGTACTGTGAGGCTGTCTTTGCCCAGTCTATTGAGCTAACGCGTCATGTgcgaacacacactggagacaaACCGTACGTGTGCCGCGAGTGTGGTAAAGGCTTCAGTCAGGCCAACGGGCTCTCTGTCCACCTGCAGACCTTCCACA ACATCACAGAGCCCCATGACTGTCAGAAGTGTCGTCTGAGCTTCCCCTCTCTGGAGGATCACAGGAAGCACATCCAGGAGAGCCACCCTAAGGAGTTCCACCAGTGTCTCCTCTGCCAGAAGACATTCAGTAGCGCCGCCCTGCTGGACAAACACAAGGCCAGCCACACGGGCAGCAAACCTTTCAGCTGCAAAATCTGCCAGAAGTCCTACCAG CAACTGTCAGGCCTGTGGTACCACAACAGGACCACTCACCCGGAGGTGTTTGCGGGTCAGAGCCACAAGCAGCTGAAGACGCTGGTCCAGTGCAGCACCTGCCCCCGCTTCTTCCCCAGCCCGGGCAGCCTGGCCAAACATACGAGGGCCGATCACCCAG GCATGACTGAAGCTGACGGGCTGGTGATTGGATGTGACTTATCTTCAG ACTCCAGCGCGGTGAAGTGCCCGTACTGCCCTGCATTGTTCCCCAGCGAGGAGGAGATGCAGGAGCACGCCAGCAGTGAACACTTCAGCCAGGAGGGGGCAGCATTCGGCTGCTCTCTGTGCCCTCTGGTGTGCCCCTCTCAGCTGCAGCTCCAGGAGCACTTCCTCTCCTGCCACATAGGGGCGCTACAGGACGGAGAAGAGGAGGCCTCCACATCCCAGACA